From a region of the Candida albicans SC5314 chromosome 1, complete sequence genome:
- the BUL1 gene encoding Bul1p (Protein similar but not orthologous to S. cerevisiae Bul1; a protein involved in selection of substrates for ubiquitination; mutants are viable; macrophage/pseudohyphal-induced; rat catheter biofilm induced) has product MNNTKNSENHTSSVDDTIGTILPSYSMFTSTIGMNVNVPEDNYQRYTDAEPPSYNQEDLNTVESSSVSVSQASSALHNMSLGSSRTSTNDSLQVIDENGSFIVADENTWHWRETILDNVHRLPNLTFQSHKISEAVKLEVHFTKDVCELGKKPELIDPYIYEYKQGDLLNGYILIKNTSEKPIPFEMFYLLFEGNFMVANPLDAKDKVPVKIRKFLEMFDFSGSWNEGNISRLATEEMNPHACLNIIDPIDGSALCFKKEKIIFPGITYKRFFTFRIPNNLLDSECNDHALSKHVELPPTMGLSRWETAHFPERAINKIKDFTLLNTSVSYGVMARFIGRKSTWEVDFGKIDTPSNSTRIVNSQGDEYIILKELTNYFRVVKKTPIPTDNERLMKLLENKLMYNNFISRIKEKIDAGKRLIESIESSNFTGSIDIGKELTQTELELAKCKQFYKPDSIRDTKLNPNRIEHYETFLPLVRKSLTGNKPLGTLRVSTPKKEFCVSYIPPLRFRQQSIENLVSSWKFEIPVDMSIAYSSLNTKPSQLPNIVDVKAELAVLTIRSDSKPIPIEFNHDLIFNKQCNGQFIDSDNFNENIIKPFRKYSTDLYKIYKKLGSENFKIEQSLVDDLKSICKLEHKTFNLRVKDIMIDGKPGKPSSKGVTQWSIDENGAKSSFTVGINLENLELKGDTNSNKSKKSYDNFTLVPDFQSCFMCRLYHVKLTMALSNDRYVNIKVPVRVQKVV; this is encoded by the coding sequence ATGAATAACACCAAGAATTCAGAAAACCACACTTCATCAGTTGATGATACGATAGGTACAATTCTTCCTTCTTATTCCATGTTTACATCTACAATTGGTATGAATGTAAATGTCCCTGAAGATAATTATCAGAGATACACTGATGCAGAACCCCCTTCCTACAATCAAGAAGATTTAAACACCGTTGAGTCTAGCTCTGTTTCAGTCTCGCAAGCTTCTAGTGCGTTGCACAATATGTCTCTTGGATCATCTAGAACATCCACCAATGACTCATTGCAAGTTATAGATGAAAATGGATCATTTATTGTTGCTGATGAAAACACTTGGCATTGGCGAGAAACAATATTAGATAATGTTCACCGTTTACCCAATTTGACTTTCCAATCTCATAAAATTTCTGAGGCTGTCAAACTTGAAGTTCATTTTACTAAAGATGTTTGTGAACTTGGGAAGAAACCTGAATTAATTGAcccatatatatatgagTATAAGCAGGgtgatttattgaatggGTATATTCTTATTAAAAACACGTCTGAAAAGCCTATTCCATTTGAAATGTTCTATTTGTTGTTCGAAGGTAACTTTATGGTTGCAAACCCATTGGATGCTAAAGATAAGGTACCAGTTAAAATTCGTAAGTTTCTAGAGATGTTCGATTTTTCGGGAAGTTGGAACGAAGGAAATATTAGCAGACTAGCCACCGAGGAGATGAATCCGCATGCATGTctaaatattattgatcCAATAGATGGTTCGGCGTTGTGCtttaaaaaggaaaagattATATTCCCTGGGATAACCTACAAACGGTTTTTCACTTTTAGAATACCAAATAACTTGTTGGATTCCGAGTGCAATGATCATGCATTATCCAAACACGTCGAGTTACCCCCGACAATGGGATTGTCTAGATGGGAAACTGCCCATTTCCCTGAAAGAGCaattaacaaaattaaGGATTTTACGTTGTTGAACACGTCTGTTAGTTACGGTGTAATGGCGAGATTTATTGGTAGGAAATCTACTTGGGAAGTTGATTTTGGTAAAATTGATACTCCCTCTAACAGCACCAGAATTGTGAACTCCCAAGGGGAtgaatatattattttgaagGAATTGACCAATTATTTCCGTGTGGTGAAAAAGACTCCAATACCAACCGATAATGAAAGGTTAATGAAGTTGTTAGAAAATAAGTTAATGTATAATAACTTTATTCTGAGAATTAaggaaaaaattgatgcAGGCAAAAGATTGATCGAATCTATTGAAAGCTCAAATTTCACTGGAAGTATTGATATTGGTAAAGAGTTGACGCAAAcagaattggaattggcAAAATGCAAACAATTTTACAAACCAGATAGCATCCGTGACACCAAATTGAACCCAAACAGAATAGAGCATTATGAGACCTTTTTGCCATTGGTTAGGAAATCATTAACAGGAAATAAACCTTTGGGAACATTGAGAGTATCAACACCTAAAAAGGAATTTTGTGTGTCATATATTCCACCACTTAGATTCAGACAACAAAGCATAGAGAATCTTGTGTCTTCTtggaaatttgaaattccaGTAGATATGTCAATTGCTTATTCATCACTAAACACCAAACCTAGTCAACTCCCAAATATTGTGGATGTCAAAGCTGAATTGGCTGTTTTGACCATAAGATCAGATTCCAAACCTATaccaattgaattcaatcatgatttgattttcaacaaacaaTGTAATGGGCAGTTTATTGATTCtgataattttaatgaGAACATTATTAAACCATTTAGAAAATACTCGACTGACTTGTATAAGATATACAAGAAACTTGGGTCAGagaatttcaaaattgaacaaagtttggttgatgatttaaaatCCATTTGCAAGTTGGAACACAAAACATTTAATTTGCGTGTAAAGGATATAATGATTGACGGCAAGCCAGGGAAGCCTTCAAGTAAAGGTGTGACTCAATGGTCAATAGATGAAAATGGAGCCAAATCTTCATTTACTGTTGGTatcaatttggaaaacttGGAATTGAAAGGTGATACAAACTCAAATAAGTCAAAAAAGTCTTATGATAATTTCACTTTGGTCCCTGATTTCCAATCATGTTTTATGTGCAGATTATATCATGTGAAGTTGACTATGGCCTTATCCAATGACCGTTATGTCAACATCAAAGTTCCTGTAAGAGTTCAAAAAGTTGTCTAA
- a CDS encoding uncharacterized protein (Ortholog(s) have DNA translocase activity), protein MATSQELTADIQALATSFPKRLANDSDNSLLINVAPTGRQAKRHIQQINYSEEFGDDLDFDEFPSSTPGTRSLNENKAQIEAQRYSLAKNTPTPKRILEKPVLSELVEKPVVLIPIKIMIENLNTNQKLIDSFMWNLNESLITPTEFAEIVCSDLDLPFSMAAQIADSINQQIEEYSYASNLQLPNKGPYNVTIDLSVNLNKQLYQDRFEWDMNQNEVTPEIFAEIVVADLGLSLEFKNAISHALHEIIIRVKKEVIDGTFNNEMHNLHLVKGIMFEQGIRIFTENSVQNGNDRWEPLVEVLTSSEIERRENERVRNLRRLKRENMRRDYDDHSRRRQAGKRRYDELEGAWV, encoded by the coding sequence ATGGCAACTTCTCAAGAATTGACAGCAGACATACAAGCTCTTGCAACTAGTTTCCCCAAGCGATTAGCTAATGATAGTGACAATTCATTACTTATTAATGTTGCACCAACTGGTCGACAAGCCAAAAGACATATTCAACAGATTAATTACTCCGAAGAGTTTGGAGATGACcttgattttgatgaattcCCATCTTCGACACCCGGTACTAGAAGcttaaatgaaaataaagcTCAAATAGAAGCACAAAGATATTCTCTTGCGAAAAACACACCAACGCCCAAGAGAATCTTAGAAAAACCGGTGTTATCTGAGTTGGTTGAAAAACCAGTGGTGCTTATTCCtatcaaaataatgattgaGAATTTGAACACAAACCAAAAGTTGATTGATTCCTTTATGTGGAACTTGAATGAAAGCTTGATTACACCAACTGAGTTTGCGGAAATTGTTTGCAGTGATTTAGATTTACCATTCAGTATGGCTGCACAAATAGCAGACTCCATTAATCAACAGATTGAAGAGTATTCCTATGCATCTAATTTACAACTACCAAATAAGGGCCCTTACAATGTTACCATTGATTTATCAGTAAActtaaataaacaattataCCAAGATAGATTTGAATGGGATATGAATCAAAATGAAGTTACACCAGAAATTTTTGCTGAAATAGTTGTTGCTGATTTGGGGTTATCGTTAGAATTTAAGAATGCCATATCACATGCATTGCACGAAATAATTATCAGAGtgaaaaaagaagtaaTAGATGGTACTTTTAACAATGAAATGCACAACTTGCATCTAGTAAAAGGTATAATGTTTGAACAAGGAATTAGAATTTTCACTGAAAACAGTGTTCAAAATGGAAATGACCGTTGGGAACCTTTGGTCGAAGTATTGACTTCTAGTGAAATCgaaagaagagaaaatgAAAGGGTTAGAAACTTGAGAAGATTAAAGAGAGAGAATATGAGAAGAGATTACGATGATCATAGTAGGAGAAGGCAAGCAGGAAAAAGAAGGTATGATGAGTTAGAAGGAGCCTGGGTATAG